The following are encoded together in the Bactrocera neohumeralis isolate Rockhampton chromosome 6, APGP_CSIRO_Bneo_wtdbg2-racon-allhic-juicebox.fasta_v2, whole genome shotgun sequence genome:
- the LOC126763292 gene encoding uncharacterized protein LOC126763292, whose translation MLDIGKRLILALFILPLLYELNNCERKLGIGMYYMNYTAGPKYNFSVFNYKFYNVDNKIVIYVEFKLYEDTHFTADIKLDMLRANDKKMNLLNTHQDGCNLFSGVHNSRLLKIISDQIVHVTNLPLKCPLLANKLYIVNNYTLTADPLPSFIQPLHWVIQTKFKLNKKYVGYMLLQGNIYKLKEVSPKLKS comes from the exons ATGTTGGATATCGGCAAGCGATTGATTTTAGCGCTTTTTATTTTGCCACTACTGTATGAGCTCAATAACTGTGAG cGCAAACTTGGCATTGGTATGTATTACATGAATTACACTGCCGGTCCAAAGTATAACTTCAGTGTATTCAATTACAAATTCTACAATGTGgacaataaaattgtaatttatgttGAATTTAAACTATATGAAGATACTCATTTCACTGCAGATATCAAACTTGATATGCTACGTGctaatgataaaaaaatgaatttgctaAATACACACCAAGATGGCTGTAATCTATTCAGCGGTGTGCATAATAGtagattattaaaaattatatcagATCAGATTGTTCATGTTACCAACTTACCGCTGAAGTGTCCTCTTTTAGCA aataaACTATATATCGTCAATAACTACACTTTGACGGCAGATCCACTTCCTTCATTCATTCAGCCACTACACTGGgttatacaaacaaaatttaagcttAACAAGAAATATGTTGGGTATATGCTTCTTCAAGGTAATATTTACAAACTTAAAGAGGTTTCGCCAAAATTAAAGTCCTGA
- the LOC126761770 gene encoding uncharacterized protein LOC126761770, whose protein sequence is MLDIGKRFVVVLLILPLLYEFNNSERNLGIGMYYMNYTAGQRYNFSVFNYKYYSVDNKIVVYVEFELYEGGNFTAHVKLDMLRANNKKMNLLNMEQDGCKVLNGVHSSRLLKIIASEIIRVVNLPAKCPLLANKLYIVNNYTLEGQSLPSFIPPLHWVIQTKFKVNNKYLGYMILQGNIFKPKTDSTKLKT, encoded by the exons ATGTTGGATATCGGCAAGAGATTTGTCGTAGTGCTTTTAATTCTACCACTACTGTACGAGTTCAATAACTCCGAg CGCAACCTTGGCATTggtatgtattatatgaacTACACTGCCGGTCAAAGGTATAATTTCAGTGTATTCAATTACAAATATTACAGTGTGGACAATAAAATTGTAGTTTATGTTGAGTTCGAACTATATGAAGGTGGTAATTTCACGGCACACGTCAAACTTGATATGCTACGtgctaacaataaaaaaatgaatttgctgaatatggAGCAGGACGGCTGTAAGGTACTAAACGGCGTGCATAGCAGTCGTTTGTTGAAAATTATCGCGAGTGAGATTATTCGAGTTGTCAACTTGCCGGCGAAGTGTCCGCTTTTAGCA AATAAATTATACATCGTCAATAACTACACTTTGGAAGGGCAATCACTTCCCTCATTTATACCGCCACTACACTGggttattcaaacaaaatttaaggttAACAATAAATACCTTGGTTATATGATTCTTCAGGGCAATATTTTCAAACCTAAAACGGATTCTACAAAGTTGAAGACTTGA